In the Shewanella sp. OMA3-2 genome, one interval contains:
- a CDS encoding MAPEG family protein, which translates to MALLVTGLYASLTRLLVLAMAYRIVKLRRFHAIGIGSGGNKDLSLAMRVHGNLLENAPMVLILLGLAESNGMPVYLLHCFGTAWIVARLLHAIGLTHGKGGYHFGRFWGVLTTWIVTLGLALANIGFFIGL; encoded by the coding sequence ATGGCTTTATTGGTAACGGGTTTGTACGCTAGTTTGACCAGGTTATTGGTTCTCGCAATGGCTTATCGTATTGTTAAATTACGACGTTTTCATGCTATCGGTATTGGTAGTGGTGGCAATAAAGATTTATCGTTAGCTATGCGAGTCCATGGCAACTTATTAGAAAATGCACCAATGGTGCTAATTTTACTTGGACTGGCAGAAAGCAATGGTATGCCTGTTTACTTGCTTCATTGTTTTGGTACTGCTTGGATTGTGGCACGTTTGCTACACGCCATAGGGTTAACCCACGGTAAAGGCGGCTATCATTTCGGTCGTTTCTGGGGAGTATTAACCACCTGGATCGTCACCCTAGGTTTAGCTTTGGCTAATATTGGTTTTTTTATCGGTTTATAA
- a CDS encoding YgiQ family radical SAM protein produces the protein MQVESTLFSYPKFWAESFGAAPFLPMSRKEMNKLGWDSCDIIIVTGDAYVDHPSFGMAVIGRMLEAQGYRVGIISQPDWSSKEDFMQLGRPNLFFGVTAGNMDSMINRYTADRKLRHDDAYTAGDIGGKRPDRAVTVYTQRCKEAFKEVPVIIGGIEASLRRIAHYDYWSDKVRRSVIFDAKADILVYGNAERPLMEVARRIASGEAIGDIDDVRGTAVMRKEAMPGWRGMDSRKIDQLHKIEPIPNPYGADDVGCAKLSGPTDNKIFDNDAPKAISVQPPRPKPWDKTYVLLPAYDKVAGDKYLYAHASRILHQEQNPGCARALFQPHDANRGVWVNPPAWPLNTDEMDAVFDLPYQRVPHPVYGQEKIPAYDMIKTSINIMRGCFGGCSFCSITEHEGRIIQSRSQESIIKEIKDIQEKVPGFTGVISDLGGPTANMYRLGCTSEKAEKTCRRLSCVYPSICGHLGTDHKHTIDLYKAAREVPGIKKVLIASGVRYDLAIENPDYIRELAKHHVGGYLKIAPEHTEEGPLSKMMKPGMGTYDKFKELFDKFSKEAGKEQFLIPYFISAHPGTTDEDMVNLALWLKGQKFKLDQVQNFYPSPMANATTIYHTELNSLKNVKHTSEIVSVPKKGRQRKLHKFLLRYHDPAGWPMIREALIAMGKESLIGNSPSCLVPPETRNEQTKLKWGQKPAKSSAKADGKQDGQKAMTRFSSNQFDDRKGDTTADKKPKAASGQAKTGANKANANKANASKTGGKSSGWATPSKHQRKPVNAKSAQGAK, from the coding sequence ATGCAAGTTGAGTCAACATTATTTAGTTATCCCAAATTTTGGGCCGAAAGCTTCGGCGCGGCGCCATTTTTACCTATGTCCCGCAAAGAAATGAATAAGCTGGGTTGGGATAGCTGTGACATTATCATTGTGACTGGCGACGCTTACGTCGACCATCCTAGTTTCGGCATGGCAGTTATCGGCCGTATGCTAGAGGCGCAAGGTTATCGGGTGGGGATCATTTCCCAACCTGATTGGTCAAGCAAAGAAGACTTTATGCAGTTAGGACGACCAAACTTATTTTTTGGTGTTACCGCTGGCAACATGGATTCGATGATTAATCGTTACACCGCTGATCGAAAATTACGCCATGATGATGCCTATACCGCGGGTGATATTGGTGGTAAACGCCCTGATCGCGCCGTGACGGTTTATACCCAACGTTGTAAAGAAGCATTCAAAGAGGTTCCGGTAATTATAGGCGGCATCGAAGCGAGTTTACGCCGGATAGCCCACTATGATTATTGGTCAGATAAAGTGCGTCGCAGTGTTATTTTTGACGCTAAAGCCGACATTTTAGTTTACGGCAATGCCGAACGTCCTTTAATGGAAGTTGCTCGCCGTATCGCCAGTGGTGAAGCGATTGGCGATATTGACGATGTGCGTGGCACAGCAGTAATGCGTAAAGAGGCTATGCCAGGCTGGCGCGGCATGGATTCACGTAAAATTGATCAACTGCATAAAATTGAACCTATTCCTAATCCTTATGGGGCAGATGACGTTGGCTGCGCTAAATTATCAGGGCCAACTGATAACAAAATTTTTGATAACGATGCACCCAAAGCGATCAGCGTACAACCGCCAAGACCCAAACCTTGGGATAAAACCTACGTATTATTGCCAGCCTATGACAAGGTTGCGGGTGATAAGTATTTATACGCCCACGCATCACGTATTTTACACCAAGAGCAAAACCCAGGTTGTGCCCGTGCGTTATTCCAGCCACACGATGCTAATCGCGGTGTGTGGGTTAACCCACCTGCTTGGCCGTTAAATACCGATGAAATGGATGCGGTATTTGATTTGCCTTATCAGCGTGTGCCACATCCTGTTTATGGCCAAGAAAAAATACCTGCTTACGACATGATCAAAACTTCAATTAACATTATGCGAGGTTGTTTTGGTGGTTGTTCATTCTGTTCGATTACTGAACATGAAGGCCGTATTATCCAAAGTCGTTCACAAGAATCGATTATTAAAGAAATTAAAGATATTCAAGAAAAAGTGCCAGGCTTTACCGGCGTTATTTCTGACCTAGGTGGCCCAACCGCTAACATGTATCGCTTAGGCTGTACTAGCGAAAAAGCCGAAAAAACCTGTCGTCGTTTATCCTGTGTTTATCCGTCTATATGTGGTCATTTAGGCACAGATCATAAACACACCATCGACTTATATAAAGCGGCACGTGAAGTACCAGGTATTAAAAAGGTATTGATTGCATCGGGTGTTCGTTACGATTTAGCGATTGAAAACCCTGATTATATTAGAGAGTTAGCTAAGCATCATGTGGGTGGTTATTTAAAAATTGCTCCAGAACATACCGAAGAAGGCCCATTAAGCAAGATGATGAAGCCAGGTATGGGCACCTATGATAAGTTTAAAGAATTGTTCGACAAGTTCTCTAAAGAGGCGGGTAAAGAACAGTTTTTGATCCCTTACTTTATCTCAGCTCACCCAGGCACCACAGATGAAGATATGGTCAACTTGGCACTATGGCTTAAAGGTCAAAAATTTAAGTTAGACCAGGTACAAAACTTTTATCCATCGCCTATGGCTAATGCCACCACGATTTACCACACTGAGTTAAATTCACTTAAAAATGTGAAGCACACCAGTGAGATAGTCAGTGTGCCTAAAAAAGGTCGTCAACGTAAATTACATAAATTCCTATTACGTTACCACGACCCAGCAGGCTGGCCGATGATCCGTGAAGCTTTAATCGCCATGGGCAAAGAATCACTGATTGGTAATAGCCCAAGCTGTTTAGTGCCGCCAGAAACCCGCAACGAGCAAACAAAACTTAAGTGGGGCCAAAAACCGGCTAAGTCGTCTGCCAAAGCCGATGGTAAGCAAGATGGCCAAAAAGCCATGACCCGTTTTTCATCAAATCAATTTGATGATCGTAAGGGCGACACCACAGCAGATAAAAAGCCGAAAGCGGCGAGTGGACAAGCTAAAACTGGTGCAAATAAAGCTAATGCTAACAAAGCTAATGCCAGTAAAACGGGTGGTAAAAGTAGTGGTTGGGCAACACCGTCTAAGCATCAACGTAAACCCGTAAATGCTAAATCAGCCCAAGGGGCAAAGTAG
- a CDS encoding AraC family transcriptional regulator has translation MFKPIGWDEIENFEYMAQPIIAKKEHVYASHEIPLHTHPKGQLILALHGYVTCEVSAKMWMVPTHSAIWIPAHKVHSNRASDNAKLCHLFIDASKQGMPTNTCTLAISPLVKELICTLADCDQHYDLNSKTARLAQVLFEQLIDMPIQPLDFILSKNIIIQTISRQLINQPNNRKTLPQWAEQFALTERTLARLIKKETGMTFGKWRMQLHIIMSLQALSDNQSVQQVSELLGYESVSAFITMFKKVMLKSPMKYINELNTYP, from the coding sequence ATGTTTAAACCTATTGGCTGGGATGAAATAGAAAATTTTGAATATATGGCACAGCCTATTATTGCCAAAAAAGAACATGTTTACGCCAGTCATGAAATCCCTTTACATACTCATCCTAAAGGGCAGTTAATTTTAGCCTTACATGGATATGTTACTTGCGAAGTGTCTGCCAAAATGTGGATGGTGCCAACCCATAGCGCTATTTGGATCCCTGCACATAAAGTCCACAGCAATAGAGCTTCTGACAACGCTAAATTATGCCATTTATTTATTGATGCCAGTAAACAAGGCATGCCTACCAATACATGCACATTAGCGATTTCACCACTGGTAAAAGAATTAATTTGTACGCTGGCTGATTGCGATCAACATTACGATTTAAACAGTAAAACCGCACGCCTTGCGCAGGTATTATTTGAACAGCTAATCGATATGCCTATTCAGCCCTTAGATTTTATATTATCTAAAAATATTATTATTCAAACCATCAGCCGACAGCTGATCAATCAGCCTAATAATCGCAAGACGCTGCCACAATGGGCCGAACAGTTTGCACTAACAGAACGCACACTGGCGCGGTTGATAAAAAAAGAAACAGGAATGACGTTTGGAAAGTGGCGCATGCAGCTGCATATTATTATGTCACTACAAGCACTATCAGATAATCAAAGTGTACAGCAAGTATCTGAATTATTGGGGTATGAATCGGTAAGTGCATTCATTACTATGTTTAAAAAAGTGATGCTGAAATCACCGATGAAATACATAAATGAATTAAACACTTACCCATAA
- a CDS encoding MFS transporter, whose protein sequence is MAISKLDHIPHSRLSGILLVVGILLIAANLRAPFTGIAPVLAQIIDHFGFSGSQAGFLTTLPLIAFAVISPMAATLARKQGLEHALFIALILIMVGIASRFVNSAAMLFIGTTIIGVGIAIANVLLPSLIKRDFATKVALMTSAYVLTMGVTSGGFSAMVFPLSQLNGLGWQLALGSAAILTLASLIIWTAQLGKHTRPANIAPLSATAKSVWRYLLAWQITLLLGLNSLLTYIIITWLPSILTDTGHSAIQAGTYHGAFQIATALPGLVLIPLLTKLKDQRALSFILGMFSAVSVLGLLYMPHYAFAWTITLGFSSGACFILGLSFISLRTDSAQQAASLSGMSQCMGYSLAAVGPMIAGSLHSTTGSWDAALWLCAIAAVLCALFGLGGGRNTTLEKSTD, encoded by the coding sequence ATGGCAATATCTAAGTTGGATCATATACCGCACTCCCGTTTGTCAGGCATATTACTTGTTGTGGGTATTTTGCTTATTGCGGCTAATTTACGTGCTCCTTTCACCGGAATTGCCCCTGTGTTGGCGCAAATTATTGATCACTTTGGTTTTAGTGGATCACAAGCGGGCTTTTTAACTACCTTACCGCTAATTGCTTTTGCCGTTATTTCCCCTATGGCCGCCACGCTTGCTAGAAAACAAGGGTTAGAGCATGCGCTATTTATTGCTTTAATACTTATTATGGTGGGTATTGCCTCTCGGTTTGTAAACTCAGCTGCAATGTTATTTATTGGCACAACTATTATTGGCGTGGGCATTGCCATTGCTAATGTGTTATTGCCTAGTTTAATTAAGCGTGATTTTGCCACTAAAGTAGCACTAATGACGTCAGCCTATGTGTTAACTATGGGAGTAACATCAGGTGGTTTTTCAGCGATGGTATTTCCGCTGAGCCAGTTAAACGGTTTGGGGTGGCAACTTGCACTTGGCTCAGCTGCAATATTGACGTTAGCCAGTTTAATTATATGGACTGCACAATTAGGTAAACATACTCGTCCCGCTAATATTGCGCCGCTATCTGCCACCGCAAAAAGTGTATGGCGTTATTTATTAGCCTGGCAAATTACCTTATTACTCGGGTTAAACTCTTTATTAACTTATATCATTATTACTTGGCTGCCGAGTATTCTTACCGATACTGGCCACTCTGCGATACAAGCTGGTACTTATCACGGCGCTTTTCAAATAGCGACAGCATTACCTGGTTTGGTGTTAATCCCTTTACTGACTAAGTTAAAAGATCAGCGTGCATTAAGCTTTATTTTGGGCATGTTCAGTGCTGTAAGTGTATTAGGATTACTGTATATGCCTCATTATGCTTTTGCATGGACGATAACTTTAGGCTTTAGTTCTGGGGCATGTTTTATTTTGGGATTATCATTTATTAGTTTACGCACAGATAGTGCACAACAGGCGGCCTCGCTTTCTGGTATGTCACAATGTATGGGTTATTCTCTGGCGGCTGTAGGGCCTATGATTGCTGGATCGCTCCACTCTACAACAGGAAGTTGGGATGCTGCATTATGGTTATGCGCTATTGCGGCGGTATTGTGTGCATTGTTTGGCTTAGGTGGTGGTAGAAATACCACATTAGAAAAATCTACCGACTAA
- a CDS encoding family 20 glycosylhydrolase gives MHNNKILISLLALFSLSSHSAMATSQITINKLAHGLQVQHEFIDSNPQNCPNELEQCYLSKIHLLYPQDFNPDIEGWGIYFSQLTPVQVDYSDEFTIHHINGDLHRITPTDKFTGFKANHPISIEFYSYGTQITRSEFMPNYFVHADGLSAKIIDSTRTGIDPETGLETQNYLLPFTNKQSQFKLTPTDNTRWADAAYLYANTAKVPDNIDVSSSLVPQPTSTKVLSDVKIKLDNGLALNLQGISVESLIPAIARLNLFGFHLNSQGLPVTINVDNNVAMDNEGYRFISQQRGITINAKTDTGAFYGLISLAGLVSIDDQTIPSLAINDQPRYAFRGLHIDVARNFLSKAFLLKTIDQMAAYKLNKLHLHLADDEGWRIEVPGLPELTNVGSKRCFNAPDKCLMPQLGSDISGVSQSDGYYSVKDYQEILAFAKARHIQVIPSLDMPGHSRAAIHAMEARYQHYLSKGESDKANQYRLVEPEDKTQYSSIQHYSDNTLNVCLESTYDFIDKVISEVQAIHQQAGTPLNTYHIGADETAGAWIDSPACDILRSQKADQIAGLHTLNGYFIERISAMLLGKSIKVAGWNDGMGETRPQNMPAQVQTNSWSLLFEKGHIPTHKQANYRWDTVISTPEATYFDFPYQAHPEEPGNHWAARNISTRKVFEFMPDNLPAHAEFWFDSTNHPYRTDDSNTPLAPGVRYKGMQGHLWSEMIRSDQQAEFMLFPRLLALAERAWHKAEWELKYDYSGKVYDKNTGYFTQQAQQARELDWQRFATTVGNKELAKLAKYDVFYRIPTVGAKIEDGHLKVIVPFPGIAIEYQQVLKQSDIDKAQAPNQDAAKWIPYTSEVKVNGSINIRAISADGTRKGRTLHL, from the coding sequence ATGCATAATAATAAAATACTGATTAGTTTACTCGCACTCTTTAGTCTTTCGAGCCATTCAGCAATGGCCACCAGCCAGATAACAATCAACAAACTGGCCCATGGGCTACAGGTGCAACATGAATTTATCGACTCAAACCCACAAAACTGCCCTAACGAACTTGAACAGTGCTATTTATCTAAAATTCATCTGCTATATCCTCAAGACTTCAACCCTGACATTGAAGGTTGGGGGATCTACTTTAGCCAGTTAACCCCAGTACAGGTCGACTATTCTGACGAGTTTACTATCCATCATATCAATGGCGATTTGCACCGCATCACTCCTACAGATAAGTTTACTGGCTTTAAAGCAAACCACCCTATTAGCATTGAATTTTATAGCTATGGAACTCAGATTACGCGCTCAGAGTTTATGCCCAACTACTTTGTTCATGCAGATGGGCTAAGCGCCAAAATCATCGACAGCACCCGTACTGGTATCGATCCGGAAACAGGGCTTGAAACTCAAAATTACTTGCTGCCTTTTACCAACAAACAGTCTCAATTTAAATTAACCCCTACCGATAACACCCGCTGGGCTGATGCTGCATACCTTTATGCAAACACCGCCAAGGTGCCTGATAACATAGATGTCAGCAGCAGCTTAGTACCACAACCCACATCGACCAAGGTGCTTTCTGATGTCAAAATCAAGCTTGATAATGGTTTAGCATTGAACTTGCAGGGGATATCGGTAGAATCACTCATTCCCGCCATTGCCAGACTCAATTTATTTGGTTTTCACCTAAACTCCCAAGGTTTACCGGTAACGATTAACGTCGATAATAACGTCGCTATGGATAATGAAGGTTACCGCTTTATCAGCCAACAGCGCGGCATCACCATCAATGCCAAAACAGATACTGGCGCCTTTTACGGGCTTATCTCCCTCGCCGGTTTAGTCTCCATTGATGACCAGACCATCCCTTCACTAGCGATCAATGATCAACCTCGATATGCCTTTAGAGGTTTGCATATTGATGTCGCACGAAACTTTTTATCTAAAGCATTTCTCTTAAAAACTATTGACCAGATGGCGGCATATAAGCTCAACAAACTGCATCTTCACCTTGCCGATGACGAAGGTTGGCGCATCGAAGTCCCTGGGCTACCAGAGCTCACTAACGTAGGATCAAAGCGATGTTTTAATGCTCCCGATAAATGCCTAATGCCACAGCTTGGCAGTGATATTAGCGGAGTGAGCCAAAGTGATGGCTACTACAGTGTAAAGGACTACCAAGAGATTCTAGCTTTTGCCAAAGCGAGGCATATACAAGTCATTCCTTCACTGGACATGCCCGGTCATAGCCGCGCAGCAATCCACGCCATGGAAGCCAGATATCAACACTACTTATCGAAAGGGGAAAGTGATAAAGCCAACCAATATCGCTTAGTCGAACCTGAGGACAAAACTCAATATAGCTCGATTCAACATTACTCGGATAACACGCTGAACGTTTGTTTAGAGTCAACGTATGACTTTATCGACAAGGTGATTAGTGAAGTTCAAGCCATTCATCAACAAGCAGGAACACCACTAAATACCTATCATATTGGCGCCGATGAAACAGCAGGTGCTTGGATAGACTCGCCAGCTTGTGACATATTAAGAAGCCAAAAAGCAGACCAAATTGCGGGGCTACACACCCTCAATGGCTACTTCATTGAACGTATATCAGCCATGTTGTTAGGCAAGAGTATAAAAGTAGCGGGTTGGAACGATGGTATGGGGGAAACTCGCCCACAGAATATGCCAGCTCAAGTACAAACCAACTCATGGTCATTGCTGTTCGAAAAAGGCCATATCCCTACCCATAAACAGGCTAATTATCGCTGGGATACTGTCATATCAACACCTGAAGCCACCTATTTTGACTTCCCATATCAAGCACACCCAGAAGAACCTGGAAACCATTGGGCAGCAAGAAACATTAGCACCCGTAAAGTGTTTGAGTTTATGCCAGATAATCTACCGGCTCACGCCGAGTTTTGGTTTGATAGCACCAATCACCCCTACCGCACTGATGACAGCAACACTCCACTTGCACCAGGCGTACGCTACAAAGGTATGCAGGGACATTTATGGAGTGAGATGATAAGAAGCGATCAACAAGCCGAGTTTATGCTTTTTCCACGTCTACTCGCCTTAGCTGAGCGTGCTTGGCATAAAGCAGAATGGGAACTTAAATACGACTACTCAGGTAAGGTCTACGATAAAAACACAGGCTACTTTACCCAACAAGCACAGCAAGCAAGAGAGCTGGACTGGCAGCGATTCGCTACTACCGTTGGCAATAAAGAGTTAGCGAAACTAGCAAAATATGACGTATTTTATCGCATCCCTACCGTTGGAGCTAAAATTGAAGACGGTCATTTAAAGGTTATCGTTCCCTTCCCTGGTATCGCCATTGAATATCAGCAAGTCTTAAAACAAAGTGATATTGATAAAGCTCAAGCGCCCAACCAAGACGCTGCGAAATGGATACCTTACACCTCTGAGGTAAAAGTAAACGGGTCAATAAATATTAGAGCCATAAGTGCTGACGGCACACGTAAAGGCAGGACGTTACATCTGTAG
- a CDS encoding ROK family protein, protein MSFPSIVTLDIGGTKINAGRYVNGVIEQSHAYEFYATSSSDDIERFIIHCIDAFLLPSTVGIAIGVPCIVDTQLGVVYNAVNIPSWQEFALKDRLEAHFKLKVYVNNDVNCFTVGEHIFGAGKGYDAIVGLCLGTGVGAGFVIQNQLYQGRNCSAGEVGEVQYLNSSIDDYCSGRFFDIEYGVNGATLAKQARSGNKEAIDAFEQFGLHLAQAISYLLLIIDPQVIVIGGSVAHSFDLFIEGVRQGLSTFPYQKVVDNLVIVQSTQSNSALLGAAQLHLESVR, encoded by the coding sequence ATGAGTTTTCCTTCCATTGTCACTCTCGATATTGGTGGCACTAAAATCAATGCAGGCCGTTACGTTAACGGTGTAATCGAACAATCGCATGCATACGAGTTTTACGCAACTTCCAGCTCTGATGATATTGAGCGTTTTATTATTCACTGCATTGACGCTTTTTTACTACCAAGCACTGTAGGCATCGCCATAGGGGTGCCTTGTATTGTTGATACTCAGCTAGGGGTGGTTTATAACGCAGTGAATATTCCTTCATGGCAAGAGTTTGCTTTAAAAGACAGGCTTGAAGCCCATTTCAAACTCAAAGTTTATGTTAATAACGACGTTAACTGTTTTACCGTAGGTGAACACATTTTTGGTGCAGGCAAAGGCTATGATGCTATTGTCGGCTTATGTTTAGGTACTGGAGTGGGTGCTGGTTTTGTCATTCAAAACCAACTCTACCAAGGGCGTAACTGCAGCGCAGGTGAAGTGGGTGAAGTGCAATACCTCAACTCCTCTATTGATGACTATTGCTCTGGGCGATTCTTCGACATTGAGTATGGCGTCAATGGTGCCACACTTGCCAAGCAAGCTAGATCAGGCAATAAAGAAGCCATTGACGCCTTCGAACAATTTGGTCTGCATTTAGCACAGGCCATCTCTTATCTATTACTGATAATCGACCCTCAAGTCATTGTTATCGGTGGCTCAGTCGCGCACTCTTTTGATCTATTTATCGAAGGTGTCAGGCAAGGATTATCCACGTTTCCCTACCAAAAAGTAGTCGATAATCTGGTAATCGTTCAATCAACTCAAAGTAACAGTGCCCTATTAGGTGCTGCACAACTGCATTTAGAATCTGTTAGGTAA
- a CDS encoding MFS transporter, whose product MNKNTLILALVLLTFFVVSFITNILGPLFPSLVADFNLSLAIAGFLPFSFFVAYGVMSIPSGILVDRLSEKTVLFMAFMMAALGSSIFAISPSFYMAMFSLFLIGTGMAMLQVAINPLLRVVGGEEHFAFYSVSGQLLFGAAGALSPLVYSKVVLAIEEPESNNFLISTLQTLVPANMTWVSMYWIFALISLVMLALIIMLKFPKVNRKNTESVGAIKVYITLFKDKKILLFFIAIAAYVGTEQGVANFISIFLQEYHGLDPLTEGVDVLSQFWLMLTLGCLLGLVLVKFLDSRLVLKIFSLSAIVSLTLALFGHTQLALVAFPLVGFFLSVMWSVIFSLALNSVAEHHGSVAGILCTGIIGGGLASPIIGVIADLSGNLRLGMIVIYITLFYIFGVGFWAKPLIHNKTINLFKNSNKDTVKTSNL is encoded by the coding sequence ATGAATAAAAACACGCTGATTTTGGCCTTAGTTTTACTGACATTTTTTGTGGTGTCATTCATCACTAATATACTTGGCCCGCTATTTCCCTCGCTGGTCGCGGACTTTAATTTAAGCCTAGCAATAGCCGGTTTTTTACCTTTTTCATTTTTTGTGGCCTATGGCGTCATGTCTATCCCCTCGGGAATATTGGTCGATAGATTGAGTGAAAAAACCGTACTCTTTATGGCATTTATGATGGCCGCCTTAGGCTCATCTATATTCGCAATATCGCCAAGTTTCTACATGGCCATGTTCTCACTATTCTTAATTGGCACTGGGATGGCCATGCTACAAGTTGCGATTAACCCTCTATTAAGGGTAGTTGGGGGGGAGGAGCATTTCGCCTTCTACTCGGTTTCTGGTCAACTTCTTTTTGGTGCTGCAGGTGCCCTTAGCCCTTTAGTCTACAGCAAGGTCGTGCTTGCCATTGAAGAACCTGAGAGTAACAATTTTTTGATCAGCACACTTCAGACACTCGTTCCTGCCAATATGACTTGGGTGTCGATGTACTGGATATTCGCCCTGATCTCTTTGGTGATGTTAGCGCTAATCATCATGCTTAAATTTCCTAAGGTAAACCGTAAGAACACTGAATCGGTCGGTGCCATAAAAGTATATATCACGCTGTTTAAAGATAAGAAAATCTTACTCTTCTTTATTGCGATTGCGGCCTACGTTGGAACAGAGCAAGGTGTAGCTAATTTTATTTCTATTTTTTTGCAAGAGTACCACGGATTAGACCCTCTTACAGAAGGCGTAGACGTGTTGAGTCAATTTTGGTTGATGCTAACCCTTGGCTGTTTGCTTGGGCTCGTGTTAGTGAAGTTTCTAGACAGCAGACTCGTATTAAAAATATTCTCGCTTAGCGCGATAGTGTCGCTCACTTTGGCGCTATTTGGCCATACGCAGCTGGCATTAGTCGCATTCCCATTAGTCGGCTTTTTCCTCTCTGTTATGTGGTCAGTGATCTTCTCACTCGCGCTTAATTCAGTTGCTGAGCACCATGGTTCGGTGGCAGGCATTCTGTGTACCGGAATTATTGGCGGCGGACTCGCCTCCCCCATAATCGGCGTAATAGCTGACCTATCCGGTAATCTCCGTTTAGGCATGATCGTGATTTATATTACTCTATTTTACATATTCGGCGTCGGTTTCTGGGCCAAGCCACTTATTCATAATAAGACAATTAATCTATTTAAAAACAGCAATAAAGACACGGTCAAAACAAGTAACTTGTAG
- a CDS encoding carbohydrate-binding protein, translating to MKLTSLTCALTFAFASISYAQANNKTIYLTFDDGPMNATPALIETLDNAGIKATFYINAWHLDGIADENEDLALAALIQTLNSGHIVANHSYDHMVHNCVDEFGPTSGAECNATGDHQINSYQDPVFDTSMFSKNLTVLESYIPNIQSYPNYKAASLARLPYTNGWRSSGELKGDGLCATSDDFKPWEAGYICDPANPSNSSKAGVVVSNLLADKEYIIHGWDLDWAPENWGIAFPANSLTEAEVFLTYVDAALNSCAPISINPVNSKTQTFPCGDSLHADKVIILTHDFLFEDAKRGQGATLNLPKLAKFIELAQQAGYKFDTMDNYAPQWLTENSYQAGDYVTYNNTVYKAVSAHTSQDNWAPTASSNLWLKSTPSSVWSENVSYQSGNVITYMGLEYTIIADHISQTSWTPNVSDTLFIAN from the coding sequence TTGAAATTAACATCACTTACCTGTGCACTAACGTTTGCTTTTGCTTCTATTTCATATGCACAAGCTAATAACAAAACTATCTACTTAACCTTCGATGATGGCCCGATGAATGCAACCCCAGCACTCATTGAAACCTTAGATAACGCGGGAATTAAAGCCACTTTCTATATCAACGCATGGCATTTAGATGGTATAGCGGATGAAAATGAAGATCTTGCATTAGCAGCATTAATTCAGACGTTAAACAGTGGTCATATCGTCGCTAATCATAGCTATGATCATATGGTACATAACTGTGTTGATGAGTTTGGTCCTACAAGCGGAGCTGAGTGCAATGCAACCGGCGATCACCAAATTAACTCATATCAAGATCCCGTTTTCGATACTTCAATGTTCAGTAAAAACCTAACGGTATTGGAATCTTATATTCCCAATATTCAAAGCTATCCTAACTATAAAGCCGCCAGTTTAGCGCGCCTGCCATACACTAATGGCTGGCGCTCAAGCGGCGAGCTTAAAGGCGATGGTTTATGTGCAACCTCTGACGATTTCAAACCTTGGGAGGCTGGTTATATATGTGACCCAGCGAACCCATCAAACAGTTCAAAAGCTGGGGTTGTAGTATCAAACCTTCTCGCCGATAAAGAGTATATTATTCACGGCTGGGACCTTGATTGGGCTCCTGAAAACTGGGGGATCGCGTTTCCAGCCAACAGCCTAACAGAAGCTGAAGTCTTTTTAACGTATGTAGATGCTGCACTAAACTCCTGTGCGCCTATCTCAATAAACCCCGTAAATTCAAAAACACAAACTTTCCCATGTGGTGATTCACTGCACGCAGACAAAGTGATTATTTTGACCCATGATTTTTTATTCGAAGATGCTAAGCGTGGACAAGGGGCAACGTTGAACCTGCCTAAACTGGCTAAGTTTATCGAACTAGCACAACAAGCGGGTTATAAATTCGATACTATGGATAACTACGCACCACAATGGTTAACTGAAAACAGCTATCAAGCGGGTGATTACGTCACCTACAACAACACAGTATATAAAGCGGTATCTGCTCATACATCTCAGGATAACTGGGCTCCAACCGCCAGTTCAAACCTTTGGTTAAAAAGTACTCCAAGTTCTGTTTGGTCTGAGAATGTCAGCTATCAATCAGGAAATGTCATCACTTATATGGGGCTTGAATATACCATCATTGCAGACCACATTTCGCAAACATCATGGACGCCAAATGTGAGTGACACTCTATTTATAGCCAACTAA